A segment of the Bacteriovorax sp. PP10 genome:
TCCTGGCACAAGCTCGATAGAGTCAACAGGGCAGCCTTGAATACATACTTCACATCCAGTACAACCAGATTGGTGAACTACTGCAAGTAGTTTAGGCGGTCTCTTACCTTTTCTTTTCGGCTTAAGGCGCGCAGTATGGAACGGGTTCTCAACGATGATAGCTTCGCCATCTTCGTTAACTGTAGGATTAATTGTTGTATTTTCGGTGCTCATAGCAAACCCAAATCATGTAATTTGTGTTAATAAATATGTTCAATTATAACCCATATCGGCTTTTCTTGCTATTAGATTAACTAGAGATAGAGTGAAGATTATGAAAAAACTAAGATTTGTAACTGCTGCCAGCCTTTTTGACGGACATGACGTATCGGTCAACATCATGCGAAGAATGCTTCAATCCAAAGGGGTAG
Coding sequences within it:
- a CDS encoding 4Fe-4S dicluster domain-containing protein; protein product: MSTENTTINPTVNEDGEAIIVENPFHTARLKPKRKGKRPPKLLAVVHQSGCTGCEVCIQGCPVDSIELVPGPNPLNPQFNQTVEIDLARCIGCQNCSVDCPWETITMYEHDDAFTAWSSETLKSELYVAENEVEEIKKKIIG